Proteins encoded together in one Phyllostomus discolor isolate MPI-MPIP mPhyDis1 chromosome 6, mPhyDis1.pri.v3, whole genome shotgun sequence window:
- the CLP1 gene encoding polyribonucleotide 5'-hydroxyl-kinase Clp1 has product MGEEASDDKKPTTKFELERETELRFEVEASQSVQLELLAGMAEIFGTELTRNKKFTFDAGAKVAVFTWHGCSLQLSGRTEVAYVSKDTPMLLYLNTHTALEQMRRQAEKEEERGPRVMVVGPTDVGKSTVCRLLLNYAVRLGRRPTYVELDVGQGSVSIPGTMGALYIERPADVEEGFSIQAPLVYHFGSTTPGTNIKLYNKITSRLADVFNQRCEVNRRASVSGCVINTCGWVKGSGYHALVHAASAFEVDVVVVLDQERLYNELKRDLPHFVRTVLLPKSGGVVERSKDFRRECRDERIREYFYGFRGCFYPHAFNVKFSDVKIYKVGAPTIPDSCLPLGMSQEDNQLKLVPVTPGRDMVHHLLSVSTAEGTEENLSETSVAGFIVVTSVDVEHQVFTVLSPAPRPLPKNFLLIMDIRFMDLK; this is encoded by the exons ATGGGAGAGGAGGCCAGTGATGACAAGAAGCCAACAACTAAATTTGAACTAGAGCGAGAAACAGAACTTCGCTTTGAGGTGGAAGCATCTCAGTCAGTTCAGTTGGAGCTGCTGGCTGGCATGGCAGAAATCTTTGGCACAGAACTGACCCGAAACAAGAAATTCACCTTTGATGCCGGTGCCAAGGTGGCTGTTTTCACATGGCATGGCTGTTCTCTGCAGCTGAGTGGCCGCACCGAGGTGGCTTATGTCTCTAAGGACACCCCTATGTTGCTTTACCTCAACACTCATACAGCTTTGGAGCAGATGCGGAGgcaggcagagaaagaagaagagcgAGGCCCCCGGGTGATGGTAGTGGGTCCCACTGACGTGGGCAAGTCCACAGTGTGCCGTCTGTTGCTCAACTATGCAGTGCGTTTGGGTCGCCGTCCCACTTACGTGGAGCTGGATGTGGGCCAGGGCTCTGTGTCCATCCCTGGTACCATGGGGGCCCTCTACATTGAGCGGCCAGCAGACGTTGAAGAGGGATTCTCCATTCAGGCCCCTCTGGTGTATCATTTTGGGTCCACCACTCCTGGCACCAACATCAAGCTTTATAATAAG ATTACATCTCGCTTAGCAGACGTGTTCAACCAAAGGTGTGAAGTGAACCGAAGGGCCTCCGTGAGTGGCTGTGTCATTAACACCTGTGGGTGGGTCAAGGGCTCTGGTTACCATGCCCTGGTGCATGCAGCCTCAGCCTTTGAGGTAGACGTAGTTGTGGTTCTGGATCAAGAACGACTGTACAATGAACTGAAACGGGACCTGCCTCACTTTGTACGCACTGTGCTGCTCCCTAAATCAGGGGGTGTGGTTGAGCGCTCCAAGGACTTTCGGCGAGAATGTAGGGATGAGCGTATCCGTGAGTATTTCTATGGATTCCGGGGCTGTTTTTATCCCCATGCCTTCAATGTCAAATTTTCAGATGTGAAAATCTACAAAGTTGGGGCACCCACCATCCCAGACTCCTGTTTGCCTTTGGGCATGTCTCAGGAGGACAATCAGCTCAAACTAGTACCTGTCACTCCTGGCCGAGACATGGTGCACCACCTGCTGAGTGTTAGTACTGCCGAGGGCACAGAAGAGAACCTTTCTGAGACCAGCGTGGCTGGCTTCATCGTGGTGACCAGTGTGGATGTGGAGCATCAGGTGTTTACCGTTCTCTCTCCAGCCCCCCGCCCACTGCCTAAGAACTTCCTTCTCATCATGGATATCCGGTTCATGGATCTTAAATAG
- the YPEL4 gene encoding protein yippee-like 4 has product MPSCDPGPGPACLPTKTFRSYLPRCHRTYSCVHCRAHLAKHDELISKSFQGSHGRAYLFNSVVNVGCGPAEQRLLLTGLHSVADIFCESCKTTLGWKYEQAFETSQKYKEGKYIIEMSHMVKDNGWD; this is encoded by the exons ATGCCCAGCTGTgaccccggccccggccccgcctgcCTCCCCACCAAGACGTTCCGTAGCTACCTGCCCCGCTGCCACCGCACCTACAGCTGCGTCCACTGCCGTGCGCACTTGGCCAAACACGACGAGCTTATTTCCAAG TCCTTCCAAGGGAGCCATGGCCGAGCCTACCTGTTTAACTCCGT GGTCAACGTGGGCTGTGGGCCAGCGGAACAGCGCCTTCTGCTTACGGGGCTTCACTCGGTAGCTGACATTTTCTGTGAGAGCTGCAAAACCACACTGGGCTGGAAATAT GAGCAAGCCTTTGAGACGAGCCAGAAGTACAAGGAGGGAAAGTACATTATTGAAATGTCACACATGGTGAAGGACAACGGCTGGGACTGA